A segment of the Gossypium hirsutum isolate 1008001.06 chromosome D10, Gossypium_hirsutum_v2.1, whole genome shotgun sequence genome:
ATTAAAATAGCTAGAGTTCATAAAAAACTATTAGGAAAACAAAACATTACCTTCGTTGAGAGAAAAACGAGCAtttgattgaaaatttgaaaaacccACAAGTTGAACAATggtaaaattaatggtgttttttATGCTGTTCTTGAAATTCTAGGGAGGTTTTAATGCTAAGAAGATGGTAGAAATCAAGAGGTTGGAGTGAAGAAGACCAAAAATTGAAGGATGAAGTTTAGGGGGTTTTATCTCTAATGGACAACACATAGAAAAGGGGAGATGTgtgctcttcttcttttttcacatCAAAAGTAGGGTGAAAGGGGGATAAATGGTCTGAATTTGAAACTTGGTATAATTGCTTTAAAACTACTCTTAAATTAAACACTTCTAAAAAAAagtaatctttttaaaattaaaagtctttttcacattattttcacaaattgatTTAGTTTTCAAAAGTCATAGAcgaatacatttttttatttaccatgCTTCAAATTTTCGAACACATTTTGAGCTATTATTCCAAAATTACCCTCGAAACTTCTAAGCCCAATTTTGGAATGTGACACCTCTCCCTAAAAGTCTTCTTGCCCCCAACTTTGTTACAGGTTATGAACAATTAGGTTAAATATAATATCTTTGgtggagatggagaaaaagaataagTTCATTATATTggaaaacatatttatttttccCTATAATTATGATTTCAAACTTATGTATAGGGTTTATAAACATCCTCTTCCAATGGTATGTAACGCAAACCCGTGACTACATAACCACCGTCAATTAGGGGCTCGAGTTATACTTCAACCCATGACTGCATAACTGTCGTCAGTTGGGAGCTCTAGTTATACTTCAAATTGAAGGATGAAGTTTAAGGGGTTTTATCTCTAATGGACAACACATAGAAAAGGGGAGATGTGTGCTCTTCTTTTTTCACATCAAAAGTAGGGTGAAAGGGGATAAATGGTCTGAATTTGAAACTTGGTATAATTGCTTTAAAACTACTCTTAAATTAAACACTTCAAAAAAAagtaatctttttaaaattaaaagtctttttcacattattttcacaaattgatTTAGTTTTCAAAAGTCATAGAcgaatacatttttttatttaccatgCTTCAAATTTTCGAACACATTTTGAGCTATTATTCCAAAATTACCCTCGAAACTTCTAAGCCCAATTTTGAAATGTGACGCCTCTCCCTAAAAGTCTTCTTGCCCCCAACTCTGTTACAGGTTATGAACAATTAGGTTAAATATAATATCTTTGgtggagatggagaaaaagaataagttcattatattgaaaaacatatttatttttccCTATAATTATGATTTCAAACTTATATATAGGGTTTATAAACATCCTCTTCCAATGGTATGTAACGCAAACCCGTGACTACATAACCACCGTCAATTAGAGGCTCGAGTTATACTTCAACCCATGACTGCATAACTGTCGTCAGTTGGGAGCTCTAGTTATACTTCAAATTCAATGAATTATAAttcaaatattcttacaataatattaaaattaacaatgttaaaaatattcttacaataactAAAGCACACAAATGTTTACACAATCACCTCTCAGAAACAAGTGCAGCAGTAACCAGAAGGAAAAAAAGTGGAAAATACACAAATCTAAAAACAATGGTTTTTTCCAATCACCTTTTCAAGAGTAATACCGAAAAAATAACCCCCTGGTTTCAACAAAAATGACACATTACTTAGAAGTCTCCTTGCTTTGTCTTCAGTTTGAAATCTTAACTGCAAATAGAAGAATAGAAATGCACTTCAGATTCGTCATATTTGTTCACATGACAAATCAAAACCCAATGTTCACAACTTAAACTACACCAAATACCTGCAAATGCTGCAAGCAACAGACAAGATCAGCCTGAATGTCCTTCTCTAGCAACAGGGCTTCCAAATTATCCTGTCAAATGAATGTGCTGTCAAGGGCAGGAGAAGAGAAAAGCATTGAATAGAACTGCCACTTTTACCAgaatatttttctctcttttcacaaataaaaaacttaaagaaCATTTTTATGCCATCCAGAATCAAAAAATAAACACTAACTCCGTATACAGCACTGATAACATCATTCAAAGATCAAAAACATAAACCAAAATGGTTTCAGCATTTACCACAAAGTAATGAATGGATCAAGTCCTCTACTataaactacaaaaaaaaaaccatttccaTCTTTACCGACAAAATGCATATACTTGTGCTATAAGATGAGGAAGAATGCATCCTCAGCAAAATTCTTACTAATATTACTGAAACAGACACTCAGGGTGAAGAGGGGGAAAAAAGGCAAGAATAAGTATACATTCTTAAATAGACCtcaaagaaaatcaaagaaatttcatccagattctaaagaaaaagaaagcataGCTCCACATCTACATGTTCATACACACATGGAAAGACATCAGCATATTGACCAAATGGGGTGTAGTAAAAGAAGCTCACGGTGCAAGGATCAGCCTCAAAAAACTCAGAAGTGAAGCTTTTGCGCTGACTCTCCCATGCTTCCCTCACTTCATTTATCCTAGAGGACACATCTGCAATTAACATCCATTTTTAACATTTACTGTCAGTCACATATAATCACAAGAATGATAACGAACCTATCATGACCTTAACCCTTGGTTTCAATTTCCAGTGCAAGATTACCAATGACTTTCTAGGGACAAGAAAGTCACTCATCACATTAATGATTTCATCATCAAAATAAGCAATTCAAACCCATTTTAACAATTATCATTAACCATCAATGCACACATAAACTTAACCACAAGTTGAGAACTATGAACCTATATATTGAACAGTCGGCACTTCCACTTTACATTagaaaaagcaaaaataaaatagaaaaactacCAACCAACCAAACCAAAAGAACCCTAAATTAATAATCGAAAATGTTACGCTTAAATGGGTACTTGTGTTTACTACAATGTTGCATGTACTTGAAATTtacttaatataaataaattccaTACCAATTCCAACATAATGACTGATTTGAGCTCCATCCCATTTCTCTGCATCAGCTCCGCCGCCGCAATACAAGTCGCAGACCTTCATGTACCCACTTCAGTCAAATGGATTGTGTCTTGCCTggttaaaaacgagacaagaaaatCAATGTAAATATAATTAGTTTggttttagcctaaatttattgTATAATTACAAAGCAGAACCCATGACTAACTTCATGCTGGGCAGTGTTTACCTCAAATCATAAATTACAAAGCCTGCCTTCAacatgaaataagaaaaatattgcATGATGGATATGAGTTCAAGAAGTCAGCAACAATCATAAGAATCTAAGACATTGTCATACAAGGATCATTTCAAGACTAACAAAATTTGACAATAGATAGTTATTTATTCAAAGAAAGGAAAGGATACAGTGAACAAACTTGGGTGTTTCTATTAAAGGAAAAGCTCCATAGTTTTGTCAATGAAATCATGAAACACATAACTTTAATGGCGTTCGTCACTTCAAGATAGAGGAAAAcaacaatttcaaattaaataagcAAAATTCAAATGAAGGGTAATATGAGAAAGTTCCAACACAAGGTTAATTTAGAAAGAACATGCAAGGCCCTCGTAGGTCGGACTTCAGATAGTGGTTTCatataaatcttaaatttaaataatatttttgggaaaattatatatattgatacaTGAGTAGTTATTAAATAagagaaaattaaatatttatatatatgcataaaataataaattttgagtgCAAGCAACTACATTATAATCATCATAAAATGAGTTACAAACATAAAGATTAAATTTGAAAtctaaattaagctaataaaTTTAAATCCATGCCAATGTTATTATCACTAAACTAGTGTGAAGAGCCACATACCAATGTCgtgtggttgaattggttattGATAGTGTATAGAGTGCAATGATTTGCTTCAATTTAacatatcaatattttatataaatataaattaatttaaacacACAACACAAAAAAGCCGAACACTAAAACTCACGCAGCATATGAGAAAAAAAGAGGCTCGCAACACTTTATTGAAGTTTCATTGCGTCGATTCTTCATTTTCTTGAAGTACCCATGTCCAACACCCATGTTCAACATATTTTAGAACATGAGTATTTAGTATAGACcttccaaatacatggaaaagcacataaaaaaaaatctcatccTACCTCTTCGCCAGATACTTGCAGCACATTTCTTCCAAATCTAGAGAAGAACCTGCCAAAACATCTTTCTGCAAAAAATAAAAGATAGGAAAATTACTATTGAGAGTCAAGCCAATTAACAGAAACTTTGCATAGAAGAATGAATAAAAACTCATAATGCAATTAAGTGACTGGCGCGCACACACACAAGCAGTAAGAAGGCAGACAAAGGAGGGAAAGCTACATTATTTCAGAAACAAGTTCTATTCAATGATTCTGCCGCTCAAAATTCTTACCTTGTTGGCTCTTAAACAGGGCCTCAGCTTTCTTTCAAGAGTACCTGGGTTCATAAGTGTTGCGAAAATAATCATGCATTCCgttatcttttttaattttaaaagcggACCAGCCCTATTCTTCAATGATTGAACCGCTTGCTTCAGAAACTCCTGATGCTGGATTTGCACAACAGAAACtcaaactaaaaagaaaatacagAGAGGGAATAGAAAGATAATTGGTATTGCCTGCTCAGGTTCTCCCTTCCTGGATCTGTAGCTCTCCCCATACCTTCCGATTCTCACAAACTttacactaaaataataataataaagcgaTTTTTTTATTACAGAGATTGCCAACTTTACTTCCGACTTCGCCAATGCTAAACCCTAATCTGGAAACACCCGATTCTGGATCTGCCTccattttcctcttctttttttctttttgaatataaTCTCttcttgttaattttttttgggggATTTTTGTTATAATGTCGCAGGGAGGGAGAGAGGGAGAGAAAGCGAGAGAGACGGCCTGTTTGCAAAGTTAGGGTTTCAGGGGGAAAATTAGAGGTTTCAGAGGGGGAATTTGGGATAAAATGGCgggatattttttaaaataaaataatttttggcGGTGTTTATTATAAAAATGCCGTTAATTGATTATCTTTTACggcattttttataaaaacgttactaaaaatttaattttttagtgaAACGGCACGTTTTGAAAAAATTCGAtacatatttgcggcgtttttcgtCCAAACGCCGCTATTACTTACCTTTTGCGGTGTTTTtatcataaacgccgctaatgattgactttttttacaattttaaatttaattattatataattcatatcaattttaaataaataaattttgaaaatttaagtaatatttaaaagaattagataaattttaaaatttttatataattttttatgtaagaaaacaaaaacaaaaaaatttaaaatatgaaaaaaaaactttaaaaaactatattaatgataaatttaataaattaaaattcatactatctcttttacaattatataataaattatttaatatataaattaaataacctaatcagtcatatacccaaaacactttaaaattattttaaataatagtattttaatttttttttccatttttaacatatatttttctatgtttttacttttaaatattttctacgtgtcatttaacaaatctcaaataagccttaaatcctaaaccttttaatatatataaagtttaactattatctcttaaataatttaaactacaaacataattttaatatattaaaattaatattatctcttttacaattatataataaattatttcatatataaattaaaaaatactaattaatataaaccctaaacctttaacccctatactctaaaccttaaattaaaaaactaactaatctaaaccctaaactctaactCAACCCCTAAATCCCTAAATCTTAAACCTTTACCCTTAAATCCAAACCCCTAACacttaaaccttaaatcccaacactaacccctaaaccttaaatctcaacccttaaatcataatccctaaatccatactccctaaaccttaCACTATTAACTCCTAAATCGGCCTTGAATCTTAAtttaatcatataccctaaaccaaaacccctaaactataatgataattaattcaatattttaaaattaatactatctcttttacgattatataaaaaattatttaatatacaaattaaaaaacaatcagtaatgtacccaaaaaattttaaaattattttaaataatagtattttaatttttctatttttaacaaatatttttctatgttttttatttcaaattatttctacgcgtcattatttcaaatttatccatttttaacaaatattcaattaaaaacaaattgaattttaattaatataaataaaccaattaaatagcaaatagacagataaaatatttttgcggcacttttccaaaaacgccgctaaagcccagagaattagcggtgctttttcaaaaacgccgctaaaacctcgagcattagcggcgctttttcaaaaatgccgctaaagccaaGAAAGGTCAAAATACGAtgccgttgggcttaggttttttgcggcattttaaaaaaaaagccgctaatgctcatttttagcggCTGTTTActtaaagcgccgctaatgctcgatctttagcggcgtttttaaaaaagcgccgctaatgctcgatttttagcagcgttttttgtccaaacgccgctaaaaataccgctaaaagcctgttttgctgtagtgagaGATATGCGTCATTCTCCTAAGATCACTCTCTCATTTCtgtattcattttattttttctatattcTTCTCTGGTTTGTTTTGTAAGAGAGAAAAAATAATGAACGAGTTGCATAGGGAGAAACTAATGTATTAGCTTataaaattgagaatttaaaataGTCATCTGTATGTATcttttgattgaggaaaa
Coding sequences within it:
- the LOC107914695 gene encoding mRNA cap guanine-N7 methyltransferase 2, with the protein product MKVCDLYCGGGADAEKWDGAQISHYVGIDVSSRINEVREAWESQRKSFTSEFFEADPCTDNLEALLLEKDIQADLVCCLQHLQLRFQTEDKARRLLSNVSFLLKPGGYFFGITLEKVIGKNHCF